In Vidua macroura isolate BioBank_ID:100142 chromosome 31, ASM2450914v1, whole genome shotgun sequence, one DNA window encodes the following:
- the LOC128820848 gene encoding gallinacin-4-like, whose product MKILPFLLVLFLVAFHGAAGRSLARRRRPYMECGYRGTFCHRGKCPRGNDYLGSCRSGYNCCRW is encoded by the exons ATGaaaatccttccttttctccttgttcTTTTCTTGGTGGCATTTCACGGAGCTGCAG GTAGAAGCTTGGCAAGACGCAGGAGACCTTACATGGAGTGTGGGTATCGTGGGACCTTCTGCCACAGGGGGAAATGCCCTCGTGGCAACGATTACCTGGGGTCGTGTCGTTCTGGGTACAATTGTTGTAGGTGGTAA
- the LOC128820846 gene encoding gallinacin-5-like — protein sequence MTQDPGLEAWESFSELRLCWRLPGMRILPVVCALLLLMLQGVTGLSPVRASAQDCERRGGFCSHRSCPPGIGRIGLCSEQEFCCRMRWYP from the exons ATGACACAAGATCCTGGGCTGGAGGCCTGGGAATCCTTCTCAG AGCTGCGACTCTGCTGGCGACTCCCAGGCATGCGGATCCTGCCTGTCgtctgtgctctgctcctcctgatGCTCCAGGGAGTGACAG ggctgtccccgGTTCGAGCATCAGCCCAGGACTGCGAGCGCCGCGGGGGATTCTGCTCCCACCGCTCCTGCCCGCCGGGAATCGGCCGCATCGGCCTCTGCTCCGAGCAGGAATTCTGCTGTCGGAT GCGCTGGTATCCCTGA
- the LOC128820863 gene encoding uncharacterized protein LOC128820863 isoform X1 has product MALPNTWRGNCQIGHVAQTLLPGMDSHFSHWHGWHQTHWIHKPFLPWCALNLHLSQPREEPGQASAMRILYLLFPFFLLLVHSAAGSSLEPTNREECQRENGYCGFLKCKFPFVIKGRCSTFFFCCKNSWG; this is encoded by the exons ATGGCTCTGCCAAACACCTGGAGAGGAAATTGCCAAATTGGGCACGTGGCACAGACCCTCCTGCCTGGCATGGACAGTCACTTCTCCCATTGGCATGGCTGGCATCAAACTCACTGGATTCACAA ACCATTTCTGCCTTGGTGTGCTCTGAACCTACACCTTTCTCAG ccccGAGAAGAGCCAGGACAGGCATCGGCCATGAGGATCCTCTACCTgctcttccccttcttcctcctgctggtcCACAGTGCTGCAG GATCCTCCTTGGAGCCAACAAACAGGGAAGAATGTCAGCGAGAAAATGGGTACTGTGGATTTTTGAAGTGCAAGTTCCCCTTTGTCATCAAAGGAAGATGTTCCACGTTCTTCTTTTGCTGCAAAAA TTCCTGGGGTTGA
- the LOC128820863 gene encoding antimicrobial peptide THP1-like isoform X2: protein MGHSWVGPGHLCQQQLRPFLPWCALNLHLSQPREEPGQASAMRILYLLFPFFLLLVHSAAGSSLEPTNREECQRENGYCGFLKCKFPFVIKGRCSTFFFCCKNSWG from the exons aTGGGGCACTCCTGGGTTGGCCCAGGGCACTTGTGCCAGCAGCAATTGAG ACCATTTCTGCCTTGGTGTGCTCTGAACCTACACCTTTCTCAG ccccGAGAAGAGCCAGGACAGGCATCGGCCATGAGGATCCTCTACCTgctcttccccttcttcctcctgctggtcCACAGTGCTGCAG GATCCTCCTTGGAGCCAACAAACAGGGAAGAATGTCAGCGAGAAAATGGGTACTGTGGATTTTTGAAGTGCAAGTTCCCCTTTGTCATCAAAGGAAGATGTTCCACGTTCTTCTTTTGCTGCAAAAA TTCCTGGGGTTGA